A DNA window from Corvus moneduloides isolate bCorMon1 chromosome 22, bCorMon1.pri, whole genome shotgun sequence contains the following coding sequences:
- the LOC116454876 gene encoding probable glutamate receptor isoform X2, with protein sequence MPESVGFPLLLCRASRAAPAQTPGRDRRAKGVAEGSFRTAGISAPMDKGLHFTICVVTAVLLLRESSQAGAGRNDDAVSKGTDSRGAAEGLPTLTVTTILEDPYVMVRGAELEGYCMDLLGALAGMLRFQYRVKVVGDGQYGAVAAGGNWTGMIGEILRREADIAVAPLTVTSAREEVVSFTTPFLQTGIGILLRKDTASQDVSFFHFLSPFSKETWTALLFAYLLTCFCLFLVARLSPCEWNEPKNEENHFTFLNSLWFGAGALALQGATPRPQALSVRVIAVVWWLFTLALLAAYIANFTALLSSGSEQLPIQTFEDLVKQRNLEFGTLEGSSTFYYFKNSKNPIHQMIYEYMEKRREHVLVKTYQEAVQRVMDSNYAFIGESISQDLAAARHCNLIRAPEVIGARGFGIATTQASPWTKPLSIAVLKLRESGDLDYLRNKWWESSCLRQSRDRWGPLEPPALGGLFLTLGIGLALGILAALAELSSSSRRVAAHAKKSCCSVFTEEICTRLRIKGTARQNQETSGKANA encoded by the exons ATGCCTGAGTCCGTGGGATTTCCACTCCTCCTGTGCCGGGCATCCcgagctgctcctgcacagaCGCCCGGACGGGACAGACGGGCCAAGGGAGTCGCT GAAGGTTCCTTTAGAACAGCAGGAATCTCTGCTCCAATGGATAAAGGTCTTCACTTCACGATCTGTGTGGttacagctgtgctgctcctgagggAATCAAGCCAGGCAG gagctgggaggaatGATGATGCTGTGAGTAAG ggCACAGACTCACGGGGAGCAGCCGAGGGTCTTCCAACCCTGACTGTCACAACGATCCTG GAGGATCCGTACGTGATGGTGCGGGGAGCGGAGCTGGAGGGATACTGCATGGACCTGCTGGGAGCCCTGGCGGGAATGCTGCGCTTCCAGTACCGGGTGAAGGTGGTGGGGGACGGCCAGTACGGAGCCGTGGCTGCCGGCGGCAACTGGACCGGGATGATCGGGGAAATCCTCCGGCGG GAAGCTGACATTGCAGTGGCTCCACTGACCGTCACCTCAGCCAGGGAAGAGGTGGTGTCCTTCACCACGCCCTTCCTGCAGACTGGGATTGGGATCCTGCTCCGGAAGGACACGGCCTCCCAGGACGTGTCTTTCTTCCACTTCCTGTCTCCTTTCAGCAAGGAGACCTGGACAGCCCTTTTATTCGCTTACCTGCTCACGTGCTTCTGCCTCTTTCTTGTTGCCAG ACTGAGCCCCTGTGAATGGAATGAGCCAAAGAATGAAGAGAACCACTTTACCTTCCTGAACAGCCTCTGGTTTGGAGCAGGAGCACTCGCCCTGCAAG GTGCCACCCCCCGGCCCCAGGCGCTCTCGGTGCGGGTCATCGCTGTGGTCTGGTGGCTCTTcaccctggccctgctggccgcCTACATCGCCAACTTCACggccctgctgagctctggtAGCGAGCAGCTCCCCATCCAGACCTTTGAGGACCTGGTCAAGCAGAGGAATCTGGAGTTTGGGACACTGGAGGGCTCCTCAACTTTCTACTACTTCAAG AACTCCAAGAACCCCATCCACCAGATGATCTATGAGTACATGGAGAAGAGGCGGGAGCACGTTCTGGTCAAGACCTACCAGGAGGCCGTGCAGCGCGTGATGGACTCCAACTACGCCTTCATCGGCGAGTCCATCTCGCAGGACCTGGCGGCCGCCCGCCACTGCAACCTCATCAGGGCCCCCGAGGTCATCGGGGCCCGGGGCTTCGGCATCGCCACCACCCAGG CATCCCCCTGGACCAAGCCTCTGTCCATCGCCGTCCTCAAGCTGCGCGAGTCGGGCGACCTGGATTACCTGCGGAACAAGtggtgggagagcagctgcctgCGGCAGAGCCGGGACCGCTGGGGGCCCCTGGAGCCGCCGGCGCTGGGGGGGCTCTTCCTCACCCTGGGCATCGGCCTCGCCCTCGGCATCCTCGCGGCCCTGGCCgagctctccagcagcagccgccgcgTGGCTGCACACGCCAAG aaatcttgctgctctgttttcacagaagaaatctGCACTCGTCTACGCATTAAAGGAACCGCCAGACAAAACCAGGAGACGTCAGGGAAAGCAAATGCTTAA
- the LOC116454876 gene encoding probable glutamate receptor isoform X1, which yields MPESVGFPLLLCRASRAAPAQTPGRDRRAKGVAQEGSFRTAGISAPMDKGLHFTICVVTAVLLLRESSQAGAGRNDDAVSKGTDSRGAAEGLPTLTVTTILEDPYVMVRGAELEGYCMDLLGALAGMLRFQYRVKVVGDGQYGAVAAGGNWTGMIGEILRREADIAVAPLTVTSAREEVVSFTTPFLQTGIGILLRKDTASQDVSFFHFLSPFSKETWTALLFAYLLTCFCLFLVARLSPCEWNEPKNEENHFTFLNSLWFGAGALALQGATPRPQALSVRVIAVVWWLFTLALLAAYIANFTALLSSGSEQLPIQTFEDLVKQRNLEFGTLEGSSTFYYFKNSKNPIHQMIYEYMEKRREHVLVKTYQEAVQRVMDSNYAFIGESISQDLAAARHCNLIRAPEVIGARGFGIATTQASPWTKPLSIAVLKLRESGDLDYLRNKWWESSCLRQSRDRWGPLEPPALGGLFLTLGIGLALGILAALAELSSSSRRVAAHAKKSCCSVFTEEICTRLRIKGTARQNQETSGKANA from the exons ATGCCTGAGTCCGTGGGATTTCCACTCCTCCTGTGCCGGGCATCCcgagctgctcctgcacagaCGCCCGGACGGGACAGACGGGCCAAGGGAGTCGCT CAGGAAGGTTCCTTTAGAACAGCAGGAATCTCTGCTCCAATGGATAAAGGTCTTCACTTCACGATCTGTGTGGttacagctgtgctgctcctgagggAATCAAGCCAGGCAG gagctgggaggaatGATGATGCTGTGAGTAAG ggCACAGACTCACGGGGAGCAGCCGAGGGTCTTCCAACCCTGACTGTCACAACGATCCTG GAGGATCCGTACGTGATGGTGCGGGGAGCGGAGCTGGAGGGATACTGCATGGACCTGCTGGGAGCCCTGGCGGGAATGCTGCGCTTCCAGTACCGGGTGAAGGTGGTGGGGGACGGCCAGTACGGAGCCGTGGCTGCCGGCGGCAACTGGACCGGGATGATCGGGGAAATCCTCCGGCGG GAAGCTGACATTGCAGTGGCTCCACTGACCGTCACCTCAGCCAGGGAAGAGGTGGTGTCCTTCACCACGCCCTTCCTGCAGACTGGGATTGGGATCCTGCTCCGGAAGGACACGGCCTCCCAGGACGTGTCTTTCTTCCACTTCCTGTCTCCTTTCAGCAAGGAGACCTGGACAGCCCTTTTATTCGCTTACCTGCTCACGTGCTTCTGCCTCTTTCTTGTTGCCAG ACTGAGCCCCTGTGAATGGAATGAGCCAAAGAATGAAGAGAACCACTTTACCTTCCTGAACAGCCTCTGGTTTGGAGCAGGAGCACTCGCCCTGCAAG GTGCCACCCCCCGGCCCCAGGCGCTCTCGGTGCGGGTCATCGCTGTGGTCTGGTGGCTCTTcaccctggccctgctggccgcCTACATCGCCAACTTCACggccctgctgagctctggtAGCGAGCAGCTCCCCATCCAGACCTTTGAGGACCTGGTCAAGCAGAGGAATCTGGAGTTTGGGACACTGGAGGGCTCCTCAACTTTCTACTACTTCAAG AACTCCAAGAACCCCATCCACCAGATGATCTATGAGTACATGGAGAAGAGGCGGGAGCACGTTCTGGTCAAGACCTACCAGGAGGCCGTGCAGCGCGTGATGGACTCCAACTACGCCTTCATCGGCGAGTCCATCTCGCAGGACCTGGCGGCCGCCCGCCACTGCAACCTCATCAGGGCCCCCGAGGTCATCGGGGCCCGGGGCTTCGGCATCGCCACCACCCAGG CATCCCCCTGGACCAAGCCTCTGTCCATCGCCGTCCTCAAGCTGCGCGAGTCGGGCGACCTGGATTACCTGCGGAACAAGtggtgggagagcagctgcctgCGGCAGAGCCGGGACCGCTGGGGGCCCCTGGAGCCGCCGGCGCTGGGGGGGCTCTTCCTCACCCTGGGCATCGGCCTCGCCCTCGGCATCCTCGCGGCCCTGGCCgagctctccagcagcagccgccgcgTGGCTGCACACGCCAAG aaatcttgctgctctgttttcacagaagaaatctGCACTCGTCTACGCATTAAAGGAACCGCCAGACAAAACCAGGAGACGTCAGGGAAAGCAAATGCTTAA